The genomic DNA CCTCAAAGTTGTAAAGCTCGTAATTTCTTCTATCTTTAAGAGCGCCGTCGGCGTGGATGCCCGATTCATGGGCAAAAGCATTCTCGCCGACCGCAACCTGATTCCTGGGTATTGGTACGCCAAAGGCATAGGAAGCGTACTTTGCTATCTTCCAGGCCTTGGACAAGTCTATTTTTTCATCCAATAAATAGTTATTTTCAAACCCGCTGGAATATTTTATCGCCACAAGAATTGAAACCAGGTCAGCGTTACCCGCCCTTTCTCCCATTGAATTAACCGCAGTATTGATATAGGCGTCCTGGCCCGCGTCAATAACCCCTTTGGCACCAGCCAGGGAACAAGCCACAGCCATTCCTAGATCATTATGGCAATGCAATTCAATCGGCAGCTTTACAATACTGGCCAGTTTTTTAACCCGCTCATAAATGCTGAACGGGTTATCATAACCCAGGGTATCACAATACCTGATTCGGTTTGCTTTATGGGCCTTAGCTGCTAAACAAAATTTTATTAAATAATCTATGTCGGTCCGGGATGAATCTTCAGCATTCACGCCAATGGTCTTGATGCCTTTTTTCTTGGCTAAATCCACTGCTTCGGTCATCACGTCTATAATGTCCTGCCTCGTTTTTCTGCCCTGAAACTTTCCTTTAATCATCTGGTCAGAGGTCGAGATTGAAAGATTAAGATGTTTTATATCGGTAACGTTTACTGCTTTTTCCACATCAGCAGCTATAGCCCGGATCCAGCCGGAAAGTATCATTGGCTTTATTACCCCTAACTTTGCCAGCTCAAGATTGGCGTTGAGATAATTGGTCTCATGACGAGTAGTGGGAAAACCAAACTCTGACTGATAAACACCCATTTCGTTCAAATACATATTGAGCATTGTTTTTTCCAGCTTAGCCAGGCCCAGTCTTGAAGTCTGAACTCCATCCCGATTAGTCACGTCCAAAATATATATCTTATTCTTCTTCATACATTCCCCCTGTTTATACTGCTAAATTACTGTTGCAGCCTAACAATTCAACAATTTATTTTTAAAGCTTTAACAGTTTCACGTCCTTAATCCACTTAAGCTGTTTTATCCTTTTTAACAGTCCATCGGATACCGGGCTGTCTACATTTATTACCGTAATTGCCTTTCCGGCTTTCTTTCTCCTGCCAAACGTCATCCCGGCAATGTTAACATTATTTTCACCAAGCACTGTTCCGATTCGGCCGATTATCCCAGGTTTATCTTCGTTAAAAGTGATAATCATATAACCGAAAGGAGCAGCGTCCACGTGATAATCGTCAATCATCACTATTCTCGGATCATTCTTCCCGAACAGCGTCCCGCAAACAGCTGATTTCATCTTATCTGTCTGGATCTCCAATGAGATAAGAGTAGTAAAATCCAGACTGGCACTTGATTTAACCTCAACAACCTCTATCCCTCTTTCTTTAGCAATCAACGGCGCGTTTACATAATTTACCATACCGGGCAGTATCGGCTCCAACAGCCCCTTGATCAAAGCAATGGTAATCGGCGCCAAATCAAAATTTATTACCTCTCCGCTATACTTAATCTTAATTCGTTGAAGCCGGCCCTGGCTCAACTGCATCTGAAGAGAGCCCATCTTCCCGGCCAGGGTAATATAAGGCTGGATAATCTTAAGAAGTTCACTGGGTACAGTCGGCATATTCGCCGCATTTTTAATTCCCCGGTCTAACAGGGCATCAGCCATCTGCCTGGCTATATCCACCGCCACATTTACCTGGGCTTCTTCCGTAGAGGCGCCAAGATGAGGGGTGAAAATTACATTATCCAATTTTAAAAGCGGGTTATCTATCGGAGGCTCTTTCTCAAAAACATCCATTGCTGCCCCGGCCACCTTGCCGCTTTTTAACCCTTTTAATAACGCTTGTTCATCGACAATACCGCCTCGGGCGCAGTTTATAATCCTTACGCCTTTCTTCATTAACCCAATCTCTTTTTTACTAATC from Candidatus Omnitrophota bacterium includes the following:
- the serA gene encoding phosphoglycerate dehydrogenase, encoding MKTFKVLVSDALSKQGLEILKKEKRLEVNVKTGLSPEELKIAIKDYQGIIIRSKTKLTADIIDNAKLLKVIGRAGVGLDNVDVTQATKKGIVVMNAPGGNTVSTAEHTMSMILALSRNIPQANSSLRKNKWDRKKFMGVELYGKILGIIGLGRIGSEVVKRALSFGMEITAYDPYCSVERAKGLKVKLTELKEVFRQADYITVHTPLIKETKHLISKKEIGLMKKGVRIINCARGGIVDEQALLKGLKSGKVAGAAMDVFEKEPPIDNPLLKLDNVIFTPHLGASTEEAQVNVAVDIARQMADALLDRGIKNAANMPTVPSELLKIIQPYITLAGKMGSLQMQLSQGRLQRIKIKYSGEVINFDLAPITIALIKGLLEPILPGMVNYVNAPLIAKERGIEVVEVKSSASLDFTTLISLEIQTDKMKSAVCGTLFGKNDPRIVMIDDYHVDAAPFGYMIITFNEDKPGIIGRIGTVLGENNVNIAGMTFGRRKKAGKAITVINVDSPVSDGLLKRIKQLKWIKDVKLLKL
- a CDS encoding homocitrate synthase, whose product is MKKNKIYILDVTNRDGVQTSRLGLAKLEKTMLNMYLNEMGVYQSEFGFPTTRHETNYLNANLELAKLGVIKPMILSGWIRAIAADVEKAVNVTDIKHLNLSISTSDQMIKGKFQGRKTRQDIIDVMTEAVDLAKKKGIKTIGVNAEDSSRTDIDYLIKFCLAAKAHKANRIRYCDTLGYDNPFSIYERVKKLASIVKLPIELHCHNDLGMAVACSLAGAKGVIDAGQDAYINTAVNSMGERAGNADLVSILVAIKYSSGFENNYLLDEKIDLSKAWKIAKYASYAFGVPIPRNQVAVGENAFAHESGIHADGALKDRRNYELYNFEELGLGEPELIETGRQITAGEYSGIKGFRNVYERLEIKFKNEKETARILDLVRYANVHTQKPLTRDELRFVAKYPKIARKIFTMLP